In Spinacia oleracea cultivar Varoflay chromosome 5, BTI_SOV_V1, whole genome shotgun sequence, a single window of DNA contains:
- the LOC110791388 gene encoding uncharacterized protein: MKPSMNYLTLDPPFYPSTRGKTQMTPNRVSTRPRMVSSRREPTYHIQHGLNSLTLRHMSTPFCEAIMNAPEEPKVETPIIEAYDGTTDPDMHLVAYRHHMYVPGTNEATWCKYFPATLKGVASKWFARLLQDQLPPSTSYRPCFPPGQIPDLHDGISFDNFFRGLKKGSFKFDLVKKSVRTMTEVLDEAEAFIHAIEICSVSKDGKAGEATDSSGKKEKSDRKVSRVNGTWALSKEHDTNSPGQKRGRPQEREYFEYSTDLVTILVDVGTRFDIEWPFPMKSPAENRDPMMYCQFHEDIGHDTKDCRSLKRSLDGLDSKGHLKNYLQRSTHGTGKIQYKKNKSPVSAADGNHNEGGFVAVISGGPAAGGPTMRGQKDYARRLGQVMLSGKSPTDPFPRIEICESDGGRVATPHDDPLVVEIKISNMRVKRILIDTGSSSDIMSMDCLSRLAHDPKTIESIHYPIIGFGGSIIHPGGVIILPVRIGGRNDGRKMGVDFLIVKDLTAYNVILGRPTLNKIKAVVVTHLMLLKYVCDDGAIGNIHGDQQQARDCYLTTLNPSAWRKDPTGTKGKRKYEEEPTTANEIILVKLEKSG, translated from the exons ATGAAGCCGAGTATGAATTATCTGACACTGGATCCTCCATTCTACCCCTCCACTCGAGGAAAAACTCAGATGACACCCAACAGAGTAAGCACGCGTCCTCGTATGGTCTCAAGCCGCCGTGAACCCACCTATCATATCCAACATGGATTGAATAGTTTGACGTTGAGGCATATGAGTACTCCCTTCTGCGAGGCCATAATGAACGCCCCAGAAGAACCTAAAGTCGAAACTCCTATTATTGAAGCTTATGACGGTACTACAGACCCAGACATGCACCTAGTTGCGTATCGCCACCACATGTATGTTCcaggaaccaatgaagccacaTGGTGCAAGTACTTTCCAGCTACCCTCAAAGGAGTAGCGTCCAAATGGTTTGCACGACTCCTCCAGGATCAATTGCCTCCTTCAACAAGCTACAGGCCCTGTTTTCCACCAG GACAAATCCCAGATCTGCACGATGGCATCTCCTTCGACAATTTTTTCAGAGGCCTAAAGAAGGGATCATTCAAGTTTGATTTAGTTAAGAAGAGTGTGCGAACGATGACAGAAGTTCTGGATGAAGCcgaggccttcattcatgcCATAGAAATATGCAGTGTGTCCAAAGATGGGAAGGCCGGAGAGGCGACGGACTCATCCGGAAAGAAGGAGAAGAGTGATAGGAAGGTCTCACGAGTTAATGGCACTTGGGCTCTCTCgaaagagcatgataccaatTCTCCCGGGCAAAAGAGAGGGCGGCCGCAGGAGAGAGAATATTTTGAATACAGTACAGACCTTGTCACCATCCTAGTGGACGTGGGGACCAGGTTCGACATTGAATGGCCCTTTCCAATGAAGTCTCCTGCTGAGAATCGAGATCCTATGATGTATTGCCAGTTCCACGAAGATATAGGTCATGATACCAAAGATTGTAGAAGTCTGAAGAGGTCTTTGGATGGCCTAGATTCCAAGGGGCACCTGAAGAACTACCTCCAAAGAAGCACTCACGGCACGGGAAAAATCCAGTATAAGAAGAACAAGTCACCTGTCTCAGCTGCAGATGGAAATCACAACGAAGGGGGATTCGTAGCCGTCATATCAGGAGGACCAGCTgctggaggacccaccatgagggGACAGAAAGATTATGCCCGCCGGCTAGGTCAAGTGATGTTGTCAGGGAAGTCACCAACGGATCCATTCCCTCGGATAGAAATATGCGAATCAGATGGAGGACGCGTCGCCACCCCACATGACGATCCTCTCGTTGTCGAAATCAAGATCTCTAACATGAGGGTTAAGCGCATATTGATAGATACAGGAAGTTCATCTGATATAATGAGCATGGATTGTCTAAGTCGTCTAGCACATGACCCTAAGACAATTGAAAGCATCCACTACCCTATCATTGGTTTCGGAGGAAGCATCATACACCCTGGGGGCGTCATCATCTTGCCGGTTCGGATAGGAGGACGTAATGATGGAAGAAAAATGGGTGTGGACTTCCTAATCGTCAAGGACTTGactgcatacaatgtcatcttgggacgTCCCACTCTGAACAAGATCAAAGCAGTGGTCGTCACTCATCTCATGCTCCTAAAGTATGTATGTGACGACGGAGCAATAGGAAAtatacatggagatcaacagCAAGCACGCGACTGCTACCTCACCACTCTTAACCCGTCAGCATGGAGGAAGGATCCGACCGGGACCAAAGGCAAGAGAAAGTATGAAGAAGAGCCAACAACAGCTAACGAGATTATTCTAGTTAAACTAGAAAAAAGTGGCTAA